From a single Streptomyces sp. 1331.2 genomic region:
- the pucL gene encoding factor-independent urate hydroxylase → MAHVLGQNQYGKAENRIVRIYRDSTRHEIKDLNVSVSLQGEFEDVHLTGSNANCLPTDTTKNTVYAFAKEYGIESAEAFGIVLARHFVDDTERGVVHSARIRIEEYAWDRIKTPDNSARFIGSEEVGHSFVRNGQETRTTEVVYDGETVQVISGLKDLIVMNSTNSEFWGYIKDKYTTLQEAYDRILATQVTARWKYGYSGRDGEAQPNWNRSYAHVKRHLLEAFAETYSYSLQQTLHAMGTRVLNNRAEVDEVRLELPNKHHFLVDLEPFGLKNDNEVYYAADRMYGLIEGTVHREGVVPVIPVA, encoded by the coding sequence ATGGCCCACGTGCTCGGTCAGAACCAGTACGGCAAGGCGGAGAACCGCATCGTCCGGATCTACCGCGACTCCACCCGGCACGAGATCAAGGACCTGAACGTCTCGGTCTCCCTCCAGGGTGAGTTCGAGGACGTCCACCTCACCGGGTCCAACGCCAACTGCCTCCCCACCGACACCACCAAGAACACCGTCTACGCCTTCGCCAAGGAGTACGGCATCGAGTCGGCCGAGGCCTTCGGCATCGTCCTGGCCCGCCACTTCGTCGACGACACCGAGCGCGGCGTCGTGCACAGCGCCAGGATCCGGATCGAGGAGTACGCCTGGGACCGGATCAAGACGCCGGACAACTCGGCCCGCTTCATCGGCTCGGAGGAGGTCGGCCACTCCTTCGTCCGCAACGGCCAGGAGACCCGCACCACCGAGGTCGTCTACGACGGTGAGACCGTCCAGGTCATCTCCGGCCTGAAGGACCTCATCGTGATGAACTCCACCAACTCGGAGTTCTGGGGCTACATCAAGGACAAGTACACCACCCTGCAGGAGGCGTACGACCGCATCCTCGCCACCCAGGTGACCGCCCGGTGGAAGTACGGCTACAGCGGCCGGGACGGCGAGGCCCAGCCCAACTGGAACCGCTCCTACGCCCACGTCAAGCGCCACCTGCTGGAGGCCTTCGCCGAGACCTACTCCTACTCGCTGCAGCAGACCCTGCACGCAATGGGCACCCGGGTCCTCAACAACCGCGCCGAGGTGGACGAGGTCCGCCTCGAACTGCCCAACAAGCACCACTTCCTGGTCGACCTGGAGCCCTTCGGTCTCAAGAACGACAACGAGGTCTACTACGCCGCGGACCGCATGTACGGCCTGATCGAGGGCACCGTGCACCGCGAGGGCGTCGTACCGGTCATCCCGGTCGCCTGA
- a CDS encoding helix-turn-helix domain-containing protein: MTEHVEHPLAAAMKPLLDAVGATPVPLDEAKAEDVVLEWEGTPALAVRLPHLNSALDRLLAEMARQFDGRPLAELDRLEKQRVVALLEERGAFTVRHGVETVASALGVSRFTVYNYLNRQDGSKSS; this comes from the coding sequence GTGACCGAGCACGTGGAGCACCCGCTCGCCGCGGCGATGAAGCCGCTGCTGGACGCGGTCGGCGCGACGCCCGTCCCGCTGGACGAGGCGAAGGCCGAGGACGTCGTCCTGGAGTGGGAGGGCACCCCGGCCCTGGCCGTCCGACTGCCGCACCTGAACAGTGCGCTGGACCGGCTGCTGGCCGAGATGGCCCGCCAGTTCGACGGCCGCCCGCTGGCCGAGCTCGACCGGCTGGAGAAGCAGCGGGTCGTCGCCCTCCTGGAGGAGCGCGGCGCCTTCACCGTCCGCCACGGCGTCGAGACGGTCGCCTCGGCCCTGGGCGTCAGCCGGTTCACGGTGTACAACTACCTGAACCGCCAGGACGGCTCGAAGTCCTCCTGA
- a CDS encoding catalase, which produces MSKILTTESGAPIADNQNSASVGEYGPLLIQDQQLLEKLARFNRERIPERVVHARGSGAYGYFEVTDEVSQYTRAAFLSEVGKRTEVFLRFSTVAGNLGSNDAVRDPRGFALKFYTEEGNYDLVGNNTPVFFIKDPIKFPDFIHSQKRDPYTGVQEADNVWDFWAHSPASTHQITWLFGDRGIPASYRHMNGYGSHTYQWVSANGDAYWVKYHFKTNQGIRSLDGDQAAEVVGADADSHQRDLHQAIERGVFPSWTLYVQLMPVAEAADYRFNPFDLTKVWPHADYPLVKVGRLVLNRNPENVFAEVEQSAFSPNNFVPGIGPSPDKMLQGRLFAYADAQRYRLGVNHTQLPVNAPRATEAANYGRDGLMAANAAGRAKNYEPNSYDGPAQTDNALAAPVKVQGHTGTYTTPAHTKDDDFFQAGELYRLMSAGEKTRLIDNIAGFLAQVTRDDIVEKNLAHFHAADEEYGARLAAAVAKLRAVDEG; this is translated from the coding sequence ATGTCCAAGATCCTGACCACGGAGTCCGGCGCCCCGATCGCCGACAACCAGAACTCGGCCTCGGTCGGCGAGTACGGCCCGCTGCTGATCCAGGACCAGCAGCTGCTGGAGAAGCTGGCCCGGTTCAACCGCGAGCGCATCCCGGAGCGCGTCGTGCACGCCCGCGGCTCCGGCGCGTACGGCTACTTCGAGGTCACCGACGAGGTGTCGCAGTACACCCGGGCGGCCTTCCTGTCCGAGGTCGGCAAGCGCACCGAGGTCTTCCTGCGCTTCTCCACCGTGGCCGGCAACCTGGGCTCCAACGACGCGGTGCGCGACCCGCGCGGCTTCGCGCTGAAGTTCTACACCGAAGAGGGCAACTACGACCTCGTCGGCAACAACACCCCGGTGTTCTTCATCAAGGACCCGATCAAGTTCCCCGACTTCATCCACTCGCAGAAGCGCGACCCGTACACCGGCGTGCAGGAGGCGGACAACGTCTGGGACTTCTGGGCCCACTCGCCCGCCTCCACCCACCAGATCACCTGGCTGTTCGGCGACCGCGGCATCCCCGCCTCGTACCGCCACATGAACGGCTACGGCTCACACACCTACCAGTGGGTCAGCGCCAACGGCGACGCCTACTGGGTGAAGTACCACTTCAAGACCAACCAGGGCATCCGCAGCCTGGACGGCGACCAGGCCGCCGAGGTGGTCGGCGCCGACGCCGACTCGCACCAGCGTGACCTCCACCAGGCCATCGAGCGCGGGGTGTTCCCCTCCTGGACCCTCTACGTCCAGCTGATGCCGGTCGCCGAGGCCGCGGACTACCGCTTCAACCCCTTCGACCTCACCAAGGTGTGGCCGCACGCCGACTACCCGCTGGTCAAGGTCGGCCGCCTGGTGCTCAACCGGAACCCGGAGAACGTCTTCGCCGAGGTCGAGCAGTCCGCGTTCTCGCCGAACAACTTCGTGCCCGGCATCGGCCCCTCCCCGGACAAGATGCTCCAGGGCAGGCTCTTCGCCTACGCGGACGCCCAGCGCTACCGCCTCGGCGTCAACCACACCCAGCTGCCGGTGAACGCCCCGCGCGCCACCGAGGCCGCCAACTACGGCCGGGACGGCCTGATGGCCGCCAACGCCGCCGGCCGCGCCAAGAACTACGAGCCCAACTCGTACGACGGCCCGGCCCAGACCGACAACGCTCTCGCCGCGCCCGTCAAGGTGCAGGGGCACACCGGCACCTACACCACGCCGGCCCACACCAAGGACGACGACTTCTTCCAGGCCGGCGAGCTCTACCGGCTGATGTCGGCCGGGGAGAAGACCCGCCTGATCGACAACATCGCGGGCTTCCTGGCCCAGGTGACGCGCGACGACATCGTGGAGAAGAACCTCGCCCACTTCCACGCCGCGGACGAGGAGTACGGCGCCCGTCTGGCGGCGGCCGTCGCCAAGCTGCGCGCGGTCGACGAGGGCTGA
- the allB gene encoding allantoinase AllB, with the protein MPFSQPTVIRSRRVVLSDGERPADVLIRDGKIVQVVAHGSLTVGDRELADLGDTALLPGLVDTHVHVNEPGRTEWEGFATATRAAAAGGVTTVIDMPLNSIPPTTTVEGLLAKRKTAEGQAWVDLGFWGGAVPGNVADLEPLHREGVFGFKSFLAPSGVDEFPHVEAADLEAALAEQARLGALAIIHAEDPAVLAAAPQQPGVHYRDFLASRPADAETAAVAHLLDTARRTGARVHILHVSSAAVLPLLRQARADGVRVTAETCPHYLTLAAEQVPDGDTAFKCCPPIRDESNRDALWEALANGEFIAVVSDHSPSTPDLKLLPEYGGNGDFAAAWGGIASLQLGLPAVWTEARRRGHTLADLVRWMSSGPAELAGLTGLKGAIAPGHDADLVAFDPDGEFSVHAGELHHRNPVTPYAGRRLTGTVRTTWLRGRAVDTDAEPFGRQLTRPADSPSGSAS; encoded by the coding sequence ATGCCTTTCAGCCAGCCGACGGTGATCCGCTCCCGGCGGGTGGTCCTGTCCGACGGCGAGCGCCCCGCGGACGTGCTGATCCGGGACGGGAAGATCGTGCAGGTCGTCGCGCACGGCTCGCTCACGGTCGGCGACCGCGAACTCGCCGACCTCGGCGACACCGCGCTGCTGCCCGGCCTGGTCGACACCCACGTGCACGTCAACGAGCCCGGCCGCACCGAGTGGGAGGGCTTCGCCACCGCCACCCGGGCCGCCGCGGCCGGCGGCGTCACCACCGTCATCGACATGCCGCTCAACTCGATCCCGCCCACCACCACGGTGGAGGGACTGCTGGCCAAGCGGAAGACCGCCGAAGGCCAGGCCTGGGTCGACCTCGGCTTCTGGGGCGGCGCCGTCCCCGGCAACGTTGCGGACCTCGAACCGCTGCACCGCGAGGGCGTGTTCGGCTTCAAGAGCTTCCTCGCCCCCTCCGGTGTCGACGAGTTCCCGCACGTCGAGGCCGCCGACCTGGAAGCCGCACTGGCCGAACAGGCCCGGCTCGGAGCACTGGCGATCATCCACGCCGAGGACCCGGCCGTCCTCGCTGCCGCCCCGCAGCAACCAGGCGTCCACTACCGGGACTTCCTGGCCTCCCGGCCCGCCGACGCGGAGACCGCGGCCGTCGCCCACCTGCTGGACACGGCCCGGCGCACCGGCGCCCGGGTCCACATCCTGCACGTCTCCTCCGCCGCCGTCCTGCCGCTGCTGCGCCAGGCCCGCGCGGACGGCGTCCGGGTCACGGCCGAGACCTGCCCGCACTACCTGACTCTCGCGGCCGAACAGGTGCCCGACGGCGACACCGCCTTCAAGTGCTGCCCGCCGATCCGCGACGAGTCCAACCGGGACGCGCTCTGGGAGGCCCTGGCGAACGGCGAGTTCATCGCCGTCGTCTCCGACCACTCGCCGTCCACCCCCGACCTCAAGCTGCTGCCCGAGTACGGCGGCAACGGCGACTTCGCGGCCGCCTGGGGCGGCATCGCCTCACTGCAGCTCGGCCTGCCGGCGGTCTGGACCGAGGCCCGCCGCCGCGGCCACACCCTGGCCGACCTGGTGCGCTGGATGTCCTCCGGCCCGGCCGAACTGGCCGGCCTCACCGGCCTCAAGGGCGCCATCGCCCCGGGCCACGACGCCGACCTGGTCGCCTTCGATCCCGACGGCGAATTCTCCGTCCACGCGGGGGAGTTGCACCACCGCAACCCGGTGACCCCGTACGCGGGACGGAGGTTGACCGGCACCGTGCGCACCACCTGGCTGCGCGGCCGCGCGGTGGACACCGACGCCGAGCCCTTCGGCCGCCAGCTCACCCGGCCGGCCGACTCGCCTTCCGGCTCCGCTTCCTGA
- a CDS encoding TIM barrel protein translates to MIDVTAAAKHHFTVNLSILFGELPLLERPAAAAAAGFTAAELWWPFGEEHAPSQADQDALRKAFTDAGVRLTGLNYLDDLSKGARGTVSVPSERERFRANVPVAAQLAGSLGAKALNALYGNRVEGVEAAEQDALALENLVLAAKAAHEIGAILLIEALNGAESPDYPLVTAAAAVEVVDKVNAATGLGNARFLCDLYHLAKNGEDLAQVIDTYADRIGHVQIADNPGRNEPGTGGLDFEDLFARLTAAGYTGPIGLEYRPSTGVSADSFGWLPRELRAAE, encoded by the coding sequence GTGATTGACGTGACGGCCGCTGCCAAGCACCACTTCACGGTCAACCTGTCGATCCTGTTCGGCGAGCTGCCCCTGCTGGAGCGCCCTGCCGCGGCCGCCGCGGCCGGCTTCACCGCAGCCGAGCTGTGGTGGCCCTTCGGCGAGGAGCACGCCCCCTCGCAGGCCGATCAGGACGCGCTCCGCAAGGCGTTCACCGACGCCGGAGTGCGGCTCACCGGTCTCAACTACCTGGACGACCTGAGCAAGGGCGCCCGCGGCACCGTCTCGGTGCCGTCCGAGCGGGAGCGCTTCCGGGCCAACGTCCCGGTCGCCGCGCAGCTCGCCGGCTCGCTCGGCGCCAAGGCGCTCAACGCGCTGTACGGCAACCGGGTCGAGGGCGTCGAGGCGGCCGAGCAGGACGCGCTCGCGCTGGAGAACCTCGTGCTCGCCGCGAAGGCCGCGCACGAGATCGGCGCGATCCTGCTGATCGAGGCCCTGAACGGGGCGGAGTCCCCGGACTACCCGCTGGTCACGGCCGCTGCTGCGGTCGAGGTGGTCGACAAGGTCAACGCCGCCACCGGGCTGGGCAACGCCCGGTTCCTGTGCGACCTGTACCACCTGGCCAAGAACGGCGAGGACCTGGCCCAGGTCATCGACACCTACGCCGACCGCATCGGCCACGTGCAGATCGCCGACAACCCGGGCCGCAACGAGCCCGGCACCGGCGGCCTCGACTTCGAGGACCTGTTCGCCCGGCTCACCGCCGCCGGCTACACCGGCCCGATCGGCCTGGAGTACCGCCCCTCCACCGGCGTCAGCGCCGACAGCTTCGGGTGGCTGCCGCGCGAGCTGCGCGCCGCCGAGTAG
- a CDS encoding thiamine-binding protein — protein MVEFTTEPFELDTFPEHAAAARKAVDEAGLAVSVGPFGTGAEGEADQVLAAVTRLLRETLDAGATRISVQVSVLDEEVGTP, from the coding sequence ATGGTGGAGTTCACGACAGAACCGTTCGAACTGGACACGTTCCCGGAGCACGCCGCGGCGGCCCGCAAGGCCGTCGACGAGGCCGGCCTGGCCGTGTCGGTCGGCCCCTTCGGGACCGGCGCCGAGGGCGAGGCCGACCAGGTCCTCGCCGCGGTGACCAGACTGCTCCGGGAGACCCTGGACGCCGGCGCGACCCGGATCTCGGTCCAGGTCAGCGTCCTGGACGAGGAGGTCGGTACGCCGTGA
- the uraD gene encoding 2-oxo-4-hydroxy-4-carboxy-5-ureidoimidazoline decarboxylase, with translation MTNHPHTLDALAAADAAELQEILLEVCSSPRWAAAVAKARPWSDRESLLAANAAAMASLTADDLRDAMAGHARIGKPKAGDATSEREQAGIQGVDQAVLDELHQANAAYEAKFGHVFLICATGRTAVGMLTALRERHPNDAATEAEIVREELRKINDIRLDRLIGGS, from the coding sequence GTGACCAACCACCCCCACACCCTTGACGCCCTGGCCGCGGCCGACGCCGCGGAGCTGCAGGAGATCCTGCTGGAGGTATGCTCCAGCCCCCGCTGGGCCGCCGCCGTCGCGAAGGCCCGGCCCTGGTCCGACCGCGAGAGCCTGCTCGCCGCCAACGCGGCGGCCATGGCCTCGCTCACGGCCGACGACCTGCGCGACGCGATGGCCGGCCACGCCCGGATCGGCAAGCCCAAGGCGGGCGACGCCACCTCCGAGCGCGAGCAGGCCGGGATCCAGGGCGTGGACCAAGCGGTCCTCGACGAACTGCACCAGGCCAACGCCGCCTACGAAGCGAAGTTCGGCCACGTGTTCCTGATCTGCGCCACCGGCCGCACCGCCGTCGGCATGCTCACCGCCCTGCGCGAGCGCCACCCCAACGACGCCGCCACCGAGGCGGAGATCGTCCGCGAGGAGCTGCGCAAGATCAACGACATCCGCCTCGACCGTCTGATCGGCGGCTCCTGA
- the uraH gene encoding hydroxyisourate hydrolase: MTGISTHVLDTSLGRPAEGVPVELALHTEGGWQVLGTSATDSDGRVKDLPAVEAGSVVRLLFDTGAYYALKSSEPPFFPEVSIVFTVAPEQHHYHVPLLLNPFGYSVYRGS, translated from the coding sequence ATGACTGGCATCTCCACCCACGTGCTCGACACCAGCCTCGGCCGGCCGGCCGAAGGCGTCCCCGTCGAGCTCGCACTGCACACCGAGGGTGGCTGGCAGGTGCTCGGCACCTCCGCCACGGACTCCGACGGCCGGGTCAAGGACCTGCCGGCCGTGGAGGCGGGCTCGGTCGTCCGGCTGCTCTTCGACACCGGCGCGTACTACGCGCTCAAGTCCTCCGAGCCGCCGTTCTTCCCCGAGGTCTCGATCGTCTTCACGGTCGCGCCCGAACAGCACCACTACCACGTGCCGTTGCTGCTCAACCCGTTCGGATACTCGGTCTACCGCGGAAGCTAG
- a CDS encoding glycerate kinase: MPPIPHQGHVVVAPDKFKGTLEGAEVAARIAAGIRRAAPGTEVRELPVADGGEGTLAAALAAGFDRVAAKVAGPTGLPVAAALAVRGDTAVVELAQASGLARLPGGRTAPLAAGSYGVGQLIARAVALGAKRIVLGLGGSACTDGGAGMVQALGVRLRDADGADLPPGGAALRRLAEIDPGPLADALGGVEIVVACDVDNPLLGPRGATAVYGPQKGADGDDLVVLEEGLTRFADLVAEATGRDVREAPGAGAAGGVGFAALALLGATMRPGIELLLDLLGFDGAVRGARLVVTGEGCLDAQTLHGKAPAGVAAAAARAGVRVAAVAGRLELSEPEWRAAGFAAAVALTDLAEQPGDSMTRAAELAELAGEKLAGELLAR, from the coding sequence ATGCCCCCCATCCCCCACCAGGGCCATGTGGTCGTCGCCCCCGACAAGTTCAAGGGCACCCTGGAAGGTGCCGAGGTGGCAGCCCGGATCGCCGCCGGCATCCGGCGCGCGGCCCCCGGCACCGAGGTGCGCGAACTGCCCGTCGCCGACGGCGGCGAGGGCACCCTGGCCGCCGCGCTCGCGGCCGGCTTCGACCGGGTCGCGGCCAAGGTGGCTGGTCCCACCGGTCTGCCGGTGGCCGCGGCGCTCGCCGTGCGGGGCGACACCGCCGTGGTCGAGCTGGCGCAGGCCTCCGGGTTGGCCCGGCTGCCCGGCGGCCGGACCGCCCCGCTCGCGGCCGGGTCCTACGGGGTCGGCCAGCTGATCGCCCGGGCAGTCGCGCTCGGCGCCAAGCGGATCGTGCTCGGCCTCGGCGGCAGCGCCTGTACGGACGGCGGCGCGGGCATGGTACAGGCGCTCGGAGTGCGCCTGCGCGACGCCGACGGCGCCGACCTCCCGCCCGGCGGGGCCGCGTTGCGCCGGCTCGCGGAGATCGACCCGGGCCCGCTGGCCGACGCGCTGGGCGGGGTGGAGATCGTGGTCGCCTGCGACGTGGACAACCCGCTGCTCGGGCCGCGCGGCGCCACCGCCGTGTACGGCCCGCAGAAGGGCGCCGACGGCGACGACCTGGTGGTCCTGGAGGAAGGGCTGACCCGCTTCGCCGACCTGGTCGCCGAGGCCACCGGGCGGGACGTGCGGGAGGCCCCCGGCGCCGGGGCCGCGGGCGGGGTGGGCTTCGCCGCCCTCGCCCTGCTCGGCGCCACCATGCGACCCGGCATCGAGCTGCTGCTCGATCTGCTGGGCTTCGACGGGGCCGTGCGTGGGGCACGCCTCGTCGTGACCGGCGAGGGCTGCCTGGACGCACAGACGCTCCACGGCAAGGCCCCCGCCGGAGTTGCCGCGGCGGCCGCCCGGGCGGGGGTTCGGGTGGCCGCCGTGGCAGGCCGGTTGGAGCTCTCCGAGCCCGAGTGGCGGGCCGCCGGCTTCGCCGCGGCGGTCGCGCTGACCGACCTGGCCGAGCAGCCGGGGGACAGCATGACCAGGGCCGCCGAGCTGGCCGAGCTCGCGGGGGAGAAGCTGGCCGGCGAGCTGCTGGCGCGTTGA
- the alc gene encoding allantoicase — MTTADTPSAPFTELVNLASRPLGAGVVATNEDTFADAENLLVAKAAEFRPHTFGHKGQIMDGWESKRRRGVSAEQPHPTDQDHDWAIVRLGAAGLIRGVIVDTAHFTGNYPESASVEAASVPGHPSPEELQAAEWTTIVPRTPLRGDTAHEFAVEDTTRYTHVRLNIFPDGGVARLRVHGEVLPDPRELDGLTFDLAAQEYGGVAEAASDRYFSSPHNLNAPGRASVMGEGWETRRRRDKANDWVQIALAGGGEALAVEVDTTHFVANAPGWADLIGFDASTGADPADGEWFEILPRTRLQPDTRHRFRLAAGRPVTHVRINVYPDGGLARLRITGRLTEAGRAALALRWFNAVPAAEAAAALTGAGLTADEAAGLTAARPLADPVAAAAAVAELRPADGPDGEHSSRRRSAVWRLLGV; from the coding sequence GTGACCACTGCCGACACCCCGAGCGCTCCCTTCACCGAGCTGGTCAACCTGGCCTCCCGACCGCTCGGCGCGGGCGTCGTCGCGACCAACGAGGACACCTTCGCGGACGCCGAGAACCTGCTGGTCGCCAAGGCGGCCGAGTTCCGCCCGCACACCTTCGGCCACAAGGGCCAGATCATGGACGGCTGGGAGTCCAAGCGCCGCCGCGGCGTCTCCGCCGAGCAGCCGCACCCCACCGACCAGGACCACGACTGGGCGATCGTCCGGCTCGGCGCCGCCGGCCTGATCCGCGGCGTGATCGTGGACACCGCCCACTTCACCGGGAACTACCCGGAGTCCGCCTCCGTCGAGGCCGCGTCCGTACCCGGCCACCCCTCGCCCGAGGAACTGCAGGCCGCCGAGTGGACCACGATCGTGCCGCGCACCCCGCTGCGGGGCGACACCGCCCACGAGTTCGCCGTCGAGGACACCACCCGCTACACCCACGTCCGGCTGAACATCTTCCCGGACGGCGGCGTCGCCCGGCTGCGCGTGCACGGCGAGGTGCTGCCCGACCCGCGCGAACTGGACGGCCTCACCTTCGACCTGGCCGCCCAGGAGTACGGCGGTGTGGCCGAGGCGGCGTCCGACCGCTACTTCTCCTCCCCGCACAACCTGAACGCTCCCGGTCGCGCCTCCGTCATGGGCGAGGGCTGGGAGACCCGGCGTCGGCGCGACAAGGCCAACGACTGGGTGCAGATCGCCCTGGCCGGGGGCGGTGAGGCCCTGGCCGTCGAGGTGGACACCACCCACTTCGTCGCCAATGCCCCCGGCTGGGCCGACCTGATCGGCTTCGACGCCTCGACCGGGGCCGACCCGGCCGACGGCGAGTGGTTCGAGATCCTGCCCCGCACCCGCCTGCAGCCCGACACCCGGCACCGCTTCCGGCTCGCTGCCGGCCGCCCGGTGACCCACGTACGGATCAACGTCTACCCGGACGGCGGGCTCGCCCGCCTCCGGATCACCGGCCGCCTCACCGAGGCCGGCCGGGCGGCCCTCGCGCTGCGCTGGTTCAACGCCGTCCCGGCCGCCGAGGCCGCCGCGGCCCTCACCGGGGCCGGGCTGACCGCCGACGAGGCCGCAGGGCTGACCGCCGCCCGCCCGCTCGCCGACCCGGTCGCGGCCGCCGCCGCCGTCGCGGAGCTCCGGCCGGCCGACGGCCCCGACGGCGAGCACTCCTCCCGCCGCCGCTCGGCGGTCTGGCGCCTGCTCGGCGTCTAA
- a CDS encoding 2-hydroxy-3-oxopropionate reductase has translation MSRKIAFIGLGIMGSPMAANLVKAGHHVTGFNLTQPQIDALVAAGGHGATSIADAVKDAEVVITMVPADPHVEQVILGEGGVLENVRPGTLVIDMSSITPQTSIKVEAAAKEKGVRTLDAPVSGGEAGAIEAVLSIMVGGAAEDFAEAKPLFDVLGTTVVHVGPSGAGQTVKAANQLIVAVNIQVLAEAVVFLENAGVDLQAALDVLGGGLAGSTVLNRKKANMLDREFAPGFRIDLHHKDMGIVTDAARAVGAALPVGAVVAQLVASARANGDGSLDHSALLRGVERLSGREVK, from the coding sequence ATGAGCCGCAAGATCGCCTTCATCGGCCTCGGCATCATGGGCAGCCCGATGGCCGCCAACCTGGTCAAGGCCGGCCACCACGTCACCGGCTTCAACCTCACCCAGCCGCAGATCGACGCCCTGGTCGCGGCCGGCGGCCACGGTGCCACCAGCATCGCGGACGCGGTGAAGGACGCCGAGGTCGTCATCACCATGGTCCCGGCCGACCCGCACGTCGAGCAGGTCATCCTGGGCGAGGGCGGCGTGCTGGAGAACGTCCGGCCCGGCACGCTGGTGATCGACATGTCCTCGATCACCCCGCAGACCTCGATCAAGGTCGAGGCGGCCGCCAAGGAGAAGGGCGTCCGCACCCTGGACGCCCCGGTGTCCGGCGGCGAGGCCGGCGCCATCGAGGCCGTCCTGTCGATCATGGTCGGCGGCGCCGCCGAGGACTTCGCCGAGGCCAAGCCGCTGTTCGACGTGCTGGGCACCACGGTCGTCCACGTCGGCCCGTCCGGCGCCGGCCAGACCGTCAAGGCCGCCAACCAGCTGATCGTCGCCGTCAACATCCAGGTGCTCGCCGAGGCCGTGGTGTTCCTGGAGAACGCCGGCGTCGACCTGCAGGCCGCGCTGGACGTGCTCGGCGGCGGCCTGGCCGGCTCGACCGTGCTCAACCGCAAGAAGGCGAACATGCTCGACCGCGAGTTCGCCCCCGGCTTCCGGATCGACCTGCACCACAAGGACATGGGCATCGTCACCGACGCCGCCCGCGCCGTGGGCGCCGCGCTGCCGGTCGGCGCCGTGGTGGCCCAGCTGGTCGCCTCCGCCCGCGCCAACGGCGACGGCTCGCTCGACCACTCGGCGCTGCTGCGCGGCGTCGAGCGGCTCTCCGGCCGCGAGGTCAAGTAA